The Rhodococcus rhodochrous DNA window GTGCGCGACGCCGCGCAGATGAACGCCGCCGTGGAACAGGGCATCGCCGAGCTCGGCAAGCTCGACATCGTCGTCGCCCAGGCCGGCGTCGCCGGCATGAAGGGCGAACCACAGACCCAGGCGTGGACCGACGTGGTCAACACCAATCTCGTCGGCACCATGAACGCCGTACAGGCCGCGCTTCCGCACCTGTCCGAAGGCGCATCGATCATCGCGACCGGCTCCACCGCCGCACTCATGGACGTCTCGAAGGTCGACCAGCCCGGCAAGGACCTCGGCGGCGTCGCCTACGTGTTCTCCAAGCGCGCACTGGCACAGTACATCCACACCCTCGCTACACATCTGGCTCCGCGTGGTATCCGCGCCAACACACTGCACCCCACCAACTGCAATACCGACATGTTGCAGAGCGAACCGATGTACCGGTCCTTCCGTCCCGACCTCGACAAGCCCACCCGGCAGGATGCAGAGCCCGCTTTCGGTGTGCAGCAGGCGATGTCGATTCCGTATATCGAACCCGAGGATTCGAGCAACATGGTGCTCTTCCTCGCCTCCGACGAGTCGCGCTACGTCACCGGCATGCAGATGCGCGTCGACGGCGGCGGCTATCTCAAGTGGTACGACTTCCATATCTGACCGTCCCGTCGCGGACGGGCCCGGCGTATGCGAGGACGTTTACAGCCCGAACAAACTCACACCCTCTACCGGGAGGAACATCGTGAAGGTGAAAGTCGACCCCGAGCGCTGCCAGGGCCACACCCTGTGCGCCATGGCAGCACCGGACGTCTTCGAACTCAGTGACATCGACGGGCACGCCACCGCCGTCGTCGAAGACGTTCCCGCCCATCTGGAGGAGGCCGTGCGCGAAGCCGCCCGGTCCTGCCCTGAGCAGGCCATTCAGATCTCCTGACCACCAACGTTTCGACAGCCCCGATCGAAGCGTCAGAGAGGACAGTCATGAGCGTCGACGACGTCGTTGCCGACACATCCCACCGCACTCCGGTCTACCAGTTCGACCGGCACGCACCCGACTACCGCGACAACTTCCTTCCGATCACGGAAGAGATGCAGTCGAAATGCCCGATGGCCTGGTCGGACACCCACGGCGGCCACTGGGTCGCCGCGGGCAGCGACGAGGTGTTCAACCTCGTCCGATCCCCGAACGTCTCCAACGACCACGACATCAAAGGTGTCCGAAAAGGCTACA harbors:
- a CDS encoding ferredoxin, with protein sequence MKVKVDPERCQGHTLCAMAAPDVFELSDIDGHATAVVEDVPAHLEEAVREAARSCPEQAIQIS
- a CDS encoding mycofactocin-coupled SDR family oxidoreductase, which produces MGRVEGKVAFITGAARGQGRSHAVKLASEGADIIAVDICKNIDSMGYAMATPEDLEETVRLVEKEGRRIVAIEADVRDAAQMNAAVEQGIAELGKLDIVVAQAGVAGMKGEPQTQAWTDVVNTNLVGTMNAVQAALPHLSEGASIIATGSTAALMDVSKVDQPGKDLGGVAYVFSKRALAQYIHTLATHLAPRGIRANTLHPTNCNTDMLQSEPMYRSFRPDLDKPTRQDAEPAFGVQQAMSIPYIEPEDSSNMVLFLASDESRYVTGMQMRVDGGGYLKWYDFHI